A single window of Flavobacteriales bacterium DNA harbors:
- a CDS encoding SpoIIE family protein phosphatase: protein MMRKHSTKRARCLVPLALLCFAWIGTRAQTSNFTHYGVENGLSQTQVQTLVQDDLGNLWIGTMAGLAKYDGRKFTAYRKDDGLSEDWITAAYKDREGNIWLGHWLGGVTKIDPKPIKPEITAITSDYFGQFKTITSILEDKDGKMWFGTEGFGILVYDGTDRIHNLSTKTTGLSSDFIYSMCTDPKGNIWIGTDNGISIYNQEMKVMNAGSFQTLTTENGLVSKKITTINLLGEDEMWIGTEDKGAQVINIAKDLQVTPGEVLPPNILGSFNVQSGMASNNVTSFAKDRENRIWMGSRDKGVSVFTPEKKDGKKVSLTAGTFKNYSVKQGLNYYRINTLLHDREDNMWIGTHIGLNQYRGEMFQIFDEDYGMVNNIVWSIMQDTRGNVWVGTNGGLSMIPKDSIQGHVKDDRLFTNYTTENGLSSNVVLCLHEDNFGNIWAGTRSGGACKIYKDAKGKEHIDVYDKSNGLADTVYAINSDHEGNIWFGTKEGAKKLDNETGKFTSFTARDGLGGNTVYTIFKDSQGALWFGILGGYLTHYDGYEFKIYKESDGLESKFIVCITEDEKSNIWFGTYGNGLYKFDGHSFSNYSVRDGLTSDSPYLLVCDDMNNLWIGTSQGIDKYDQKNQRFTHYGKQEGFLGIETNRNAVYKDSRGGIWFGTIMGAVKYNPNKNKENKQEPITRITGLKIFHNEVEFPPKKNAFHPDNNHLTFTFLGISLTNPEKVRYRYLLEGSDNHASPEQADNYAMFSNLGPGHYTLKVWACNGDKEWNKEPATYAFTILTPFYQTWWFFTLCVIAMILLIYIIVATRTRNLQRIRVVLEEQVNIRTRQLQQRNKDIMDSIRYAKRIQEAILPDMEIVRRSVPDSVIYYKPKDIVSGDFYWLEDKQDKVLFAAVDCTGHGVPGAFMSIVGHNILQNAVDEHLKTKPAAILDEMNKGVSATLRQTYEESSVKDGMDIALCTYDRKTRILEYAGAYNSLYHVRNGKLNVIKGDKFPVGIFIGEEMKKFTNHSIELLPGDVIYIASDGYADQFGGPKGKKFKYQRFQKLLVDMHQLPMQEQYELLDQTIVDWMGDTYEQIDDILVMGVKFP from the coding sequence ATGATGCGTAAACATTCAACAAAGAGAGCAAGATGCCTGGTGCCCCTGGCCTTGCTTTGCTTTGCCTGGATCGGAACACGGGCTCAGACCTCCAACTTCACCCACTACGGGGTAGAGAACGGTTTGAGTCAGACCCAGGTGCAGACCCTTGTCCAGGATGACCTGGGCAACCTTTGGATCGGCACAATGGCCGGACTGGCCAAATACGACGGCCGGAAGTTCACCGCCTACCGCAAAGACGACGGACTCTCCGAAGACTGGATCACGGCCGCTTATAAAGACCGTGAAGGAAACATCTGGCTGGGGCATTGGCTGGGTGGCGTAACCAAAATCGATCCCAAACCCATAAAACCCGAGATCACAGCCATCACCTCCGACTACTTCGGGCAGTTCAAAACCATCACCAGCATCCTGGAAGACAAAGACGGCAAAATGTGGTTCGGCACCGAAGGCTTCGGTATACTGGTCTACGACGGCACCGACCGGATCCACAACCTCAGTACCAAAACCACCGGACTGAGCAGCGATTTCATCTACAGCATGTGCACCGATCCGAAAGGCAACATCTGGATCGGAACCGACAACGGCATCTCCATCTACAACCAGGAAATGAAAGTGATGAATGCCGGAAGCTTCCAAACCCTGACCACGGAAAACGGACTGGTAAGCAAGAAAATCACCACAATCAACCTGCTGGGAGAAGATGAGATGTGGATCGGGACCGAAGACAAGGGCGCCCAGGTGATCAACATCGCCAAAGACCTTCAGGTTACACCCGGCGAAGTGTTGCCACCCAACATACTCGGCAGCTTCAATGTGCAGAGCGGCATGGCTTCCAACAACGTCACCTCCTTTGCCAAGGATCGCGAAAACCGCATTTGGATGGGAAGCCGCGACAAAGGTGTATCGGTTTTCACACCGGAGAAAAAAGACGGTAAAAAGGTTTCCCTGACCGCCGGTACGTTCAAGAATTATTCAGTGAAACAAGGACTGAACTACTACCGCATCAATACACTGCTGCACGACCGTGAAGACAACATGTGGATCGGAACACATATCGGCCTGAACCAATACCGGGGCGAGATGTTCCAGATCTTCGATGAAGACTATGGAATGGTCAACAACATCGTGTGGTCCATCATGCAGGATACCCGCGGCAACGTTTGGGTGGGTACCAACGGCGGTCTGTCGATGATCCCGAAAGACTCCATTCAGGGACACGTGAAAGACGACAGGCTGTTCACGAACTACACCACTGAAAACGGCCTCTCATCCAACGTGGTGCTTTGCCTGCATGAAGACAACTTCGGCAACATCTGGGCCGGAACCCGCAGCGGCGGTGCATGCAAGATCTACAAAGATGCCAAGGGCAAGGAACACATCGACGTGTACGACAAAAGCAACGGCCTCGCGGATACCGTCTATGCCATCAACTCAGACCACGAAGGAAACATCTGGTTCGGTACCAAGGAAGGTGCCAAGAAACTTGATAACGAAACCGGCAAGTTCACATCTTTCACAGCCCGTGACGGACTGGGAGGTAACACGGTCTATACCATTTTCAAAGACAGTCAGGGCGCCCTTTGGTTCGGCATCCTCGGGGGGTACCTCACCCATTACGACGGATACGAATTCAAGATCTATAAGGAAAGCGACGGACTGGAAAGCAAGTTCATCGTATGTATCACCGAAGACGAAAAGAGCAACATCTGGTTCGGCACCTATGGCAACGGCCTCTACAAATTCGACGGCCACTCGTTCTCCAACTATTCAGTGCGCGACGGACTCACATCCGATTCACCCTACCTGCTCGTCTGCGACGACATGAACAACCTCTGGATCGGTACCAGCCAGGGAATTGACAAATACGACCAGAAAAACCAACGCTTCACCCACTACGGTAAACAGGAAGGATTCCTCGGCATCGAAACCAATCGGAACGCCGTGTACAAAGACAGCCGCGGCGGTATCTGGTTCGGTACCATCATGGGGGCGGTGAAATACAACCCCAACAAGAACAAGGAAAACAAACAGGAACCCATTACCCGCATCACGGGCCTCAAGATCTTCCATAACGAAGTGGAATTCCCGCCCAAGAAGAATGCGTTCCACCCGGATAACAACCACCTGACGTTTACTTTCCTGGGCATCAGCCTCACCAACCCTGAAAAGGTACGTTACCGCTACCTCCTGGAAGGCAGCGACAACCATGCCTCACCGGAACAGGCCGACAACTACGCCATGTTCTCCAACCTGGGACCCGGTCATTACACATTGAAGGTATGGGCGTGCAACGGAGACAAGGAATGGAACAAAGAACCCGCCACCTACGCTTTCACCATCCTTACCCCATTCTACCAAACCTGGTGGTTCTTTACCCTATGTGTGATTGCCATGATCCTGCTGATCTATATCATCGTGGCCACACGCACCCGCAACCTGCAACGCATCCGCGTGGTGCTTGAAGAACAGGTAAACATCCGTACCCGCCAGCTGCAACAGCGCAACAAAGACATCATGGACAGCATCCGGTATGCAAAACGCATCCAGGAAGCCATCCTGCCGGACATGGAAATCGTACGCCGGTCCGTACCCGATTCGGTCATCTATTACAAACCCAAAGACATTGTCAGCGGCGACTTCTACTGGCTGGAAGACAAGCAGGACAAGGTGCTGTTTGCCGCAGTGGACTGCACGGGCCACGGGGTACCCGGTGCCTTCATGTCCATCGTGGGTCACAACATCCTGCAGAACGCCGTGGATGAACACCTCAAAACCAAGCCGGCAGCCATCCTGGATGAAATGAACAAAGGTGTGAGTGCCACCCTGCGTCAAACCTATGAGGAATCCAGCGTGAAAGACGGCATGGACATCGCCCTTTGTACATACGACCGGAAAACCCGTATCCTCGAATATGCCGGCGCTTACAACTCACTGTACCACGTTCGCAACGGAAAGTTGAATGTGATCAAAGGTGATAAGTTCCCAGTGGGCATCTTCATCGGTGAAGAGATGAAAAAGTTCACCAACCATAGCATCGAACTCCTGCCCGGTGACGTGATCTACATCGCTTCGGACGGTTATGCCGACCAGTTCGGAGGCCCGAAAGGCAAGAAGTTCAAGTACCAACGATTCCAGAAACTGCTGGTGGACATGCACCAGCTACCGATGCAGGAACAATACGAATTGCTGGACCAAACGATCGTCGATTGGATGGGTGACACCTACGAGCAGATCGATGACATCCTGGTGATGGGCGTGAAGTTTCCCTGA
- a CDS encoding helix-hairpin-helix domain-containing protein, whose protein sequence is MCKYLLGLLVTGAASGQVLPDDETVLPDKNNTYAWENQEPIQGRNTPLDLNTADEQDLEQLPGINANMADAILWYRRTYGDFCTLYELAYIPELPADVLHRILPFVTVDHHRDPGWPTLAHRGRWSITSRYQQKFVRPQVSEPYEGNDLRMWSRIEYTSMDRLRVALTMDKDPGESLLRTHRPTVDYTSAFVYKTSTGGVVRQWIVGDYQLSFGQGLTLWTAFSAPSEARLPKTARHIQAHTGSDENRFLRGAAATVSFGPWQVTPFFSLKMNDAHLTSDHTFSRFVDGGYHRTASELADRKTVRVTLAGANVAHVFRWGEWGIVSMREGYDRWWIPPVDKGVPTSPSVKYTQATGTYCTVRFRHGDLYGEQSFTPHRGSALLAGFALRSEAFTLDGVFRQINSTYRNRYSDIIRTSDSDGACRAALFRLRFMDAHRVSTSFLSEWMQHTGLTGNSTAPYGEYNWGIREELGFWSGNLYTSAYGTMNTESGEHRIRIRLHATTQVTPRWRYQARLEVTDPGQQAGYLVYHDWRYQAGNLTVYGRITWFHTHDYAHRIYAFENDVGNTWSVPFFYGEGAKVYIGIQRKWRCFQLWFKYGHMLQTTESVALNRVTDEGKIQLRLLWPRR, encoded by the coding sequence GTGTGTAAATATCTGCTGGGCTTACTTGTCACCGGCGCCGCATCCGGTCAGGTGCTCCCGGATGACGAAACCGTTCTACCGGACAAGAACAACACCTACGCCTGGGAAAACCAGGAGCCGATACAAGGCCGGAACACACCGCTTGACCTGAACACCGCCGATGAACAAGACCTGGAACAATTGCCCGGCATCAACGCCAACATGGCCGACGCCATCTTATGGTACAGGCGCACGTATGGCGACTTCTGCACGCTGTACGAACTGGCCTATATCCCCGAATTACCGGCTGACGTACTCCACCGCATCCTCCCCTTCGTTACTGTTGATCATCACCGTGACCCCGGCTGGCCAACACTTGCCCACCGCGGCCGGTGGAGCATCACTTCCAGGTACCAGCAGAAGTTCGTGCGACCTCAGGTGTCGGAACCATATGAGGGAAATGACCTGCGTATGTGGAGCCGCATCGAATACACATCCATGGACCGGTTAAGGGTGGCTTTAACAATGGACAAGGACCCGGGTGAATCCTTGCTCAGAACACATCGGCCAACTGTCGACTACACATCCGCATTCGTATACAAAACCTCCACCGGGGGCGTCGTGCGCCAATGGATCGTCGGCGATTACCAGTTGTCGTTCGGCCAGGGGCTCACCCTATGGACTGCCTTCTCCGCACCCTCCGAAGCACGTCTTCCCAAAACCGCCCGCCACATTCAGGCACATACCGGTAGTGACGAGAACCGCTTTCTCAGGGGCGCCGCCGCCACAGTCTCCTTCGGACCATGGCAGGTCACACCCTTCTTCTCCCTGAAGATGAACGACGCCCACCTCACATCCGACCATACCTTCTCCCGCTTTGTAGACGGCGGATACCATCGCACTGCTTCCGAACTGGCCGACCGGAAAACGGTACGCGTGACCCTGGCAGGTGCGAATGTCGCACACGTGTTTCGCTGGGGTGAATGGGGCATCGTGTCGATGCGGGAAGGGTACGACCGGTGGTGGATTCCTCCTGTTGATAAAGGCGTACCCACGTCACCTTCTGTAAAGTATACCCAAGCCACTGGCACGTACTGCACCGTGCGTTTCCGGCATGGCGACCTGTACGGGGAACAAAGCTTTACCCCGCACAGAGGTTCAGCCCTGCTGGCAGGCTTCGCCCTGCGGTCCGAAGCCTTCACCCTCGACGGTGTATTCCGGCAGATAAACAGCACCTACCGGAACCGCTACAGCGACATCATCCGCACATCCGATTCCGACGGTGCATGTCGCGCCGCTTTGTTCCGTCTACGCTTCATGGATGCCCACCGGGTTTCCACTTCTTTCCTGTCGGAATGGATGCAGCACACCGGGCTCACCGGCAACAGCACCGCACCCTACGGCGAATACAACTGGGGCATCCGGGAAGAACTCGGGTTCTGGTCCGGTAACCTCTACACATCCGCCTATGGCACCATGAACACGGAAAGCGGAGAACACCGCATCCGCATCAGACTACACGCCACCACACAGGTCACACCGCGTTGGCGCTACCAGGCGCGACTGGAAGTTACTGACCCGGGGCAACAGGCCGGCTACCTGGTATACCACGACTGGCGCTACCAGGCGGGCAACCTGACGGTTTATGGCCGCATCACCTGGTTTCATACACACGACTATGCACACCGGATCTATGCCTTCGAAAATGATGTAGGCAACACCTGGAGCGTACCATTCTTTTATGGTGAAGGTGCGAAAGTGTACATCGGCATCCAGCGAAAATGGCGTTGTTTCCAGCTCTGGTTCAAGTACGGACACATGCTTCAAACCACTGAATCGGTTGCCCTGAACCGGGTGACAGACGAAGGCAAAATACAACTGCGTCTTCTGTGGCCGAGACGATGA